A portion of the Methylobacterium currus genome contains these proteins:
- a CDS encoding ArsR/SmtB family transcription factor, with the protein MTLVLDEEQATELAEIFRLLGDANRLRIAVVCLDGPLCVGDIARRVDLSTSLVSHHLRLLRAARFVRSQKRGKQVFYGTTDAHVRCVITDMVAHVSGQSCLGVVEGEDAP; encoded by the coding sequence ATGACGTTGGTCCTGGACGAGGAGCAGGCGACCGAACTCGCCGAGATTTTCCGCCTGCTCGGCGACGCGAACCGCCTGCGGATTGCCGTGGTCTGCCTCGATGGCCCTCTGTGCGTAGGCGACATCGCCCGTCGCGTGGACCTGTCAACGTCGCTCGTCAGCCATCACCTGCGCCTCTTGCGCGCGGCGCGGTTCGTGCGCTCGCAGAAGCGGGGCAAGCAGGTGTTCTACGGGACCACCGATGCGCATGTGCGTTGCGTGATCACGGACATGGTCGCGCATGTCAGCGGACAAAGCTGTCTGGGCGTGGTGGAGGGCGAGGATGCTCCTTGA
- a CDS encoding sodium:proton exchanger — MRRFLMLVVVAVLAAIPALAFRLTGATIGALGETAAYGLAILSAGFLLSWGAEAAERHISQGLIIAVVALVTVLPEYAVDLYYAYQAGKAGPGSQYVHYAAANMTGANRLLVGVGWPLLVVIHWARGGGRALDLSRGNAVEVAFLLAASLYAFVIVLKDNITLLDFAILAALFGAYVWRVRGAPGAEGDEDEEPGPAAALNTLPLRTQWAVMAALTLVACVIILASAEPFAEAMVRSGRLLGLNEFLLIQWLAPLASEAPAVTVAILFVVAGRAANGLGALVSDKINQWTLLVGMLPLALSVGAGSMSSLPLDARQGEEFFLTAAQSLFALALLLRLRLGLWSALALAALFGVQVALAFAYRNDEARTVATLTTLAWIYLGLAAILFLVNGRRLLDLGRTALLERRTAAGAPGRPEVARGQR; from the coding sequence ATGCGACGTTTCCTAATGCTGGTGGTGGTCGCGGTGCTGGCGGCGATACCGGCGCTCGCGTTTCGTCTGACCGGCGCGACGATCGGGGCCCTCGGCGAGACTGCGGCCTACGGTCTCGCGATCCTGTCGGCCGGCTTTCTGCTCTCGTGGGGGGCCGAGGCGGCCGAGCGGCACATTTCGCAGGGCCTGATCATCGCCGTCGTCGCCCTGGTGACCGTGCTGCCCGAGTACGCGGTCGATCTCTACTACGCCTATCAAGCCGGCAAGGCGGGGCCCGGGTCGCAGTACGTCCATTATGCCGCCGCCAACATGACCGGGGCGAACCGGCTCCTCGTCGGTGTGGGTTGGCCGCTGTTGGTGGTGATCCACTGGGCGCGCGGCGGCGGGCGGGCGCTGGACTTGTCACGCGGCAACGCGGTCGAGGTCGCCTTCCTGCTCGCGGCGAGCCTCTACGCCTTCGTCATCGTCCTCAAGGACAACATCACGCTCCTCGATTTTGCCATCCTGGCCGCGCTCTTCGGGGCCTATGTCTGGCGCGTGCGCGGCGCGCCTGGGGCGGAGGGGGACGAGGACGAAGAGCCCGGCCCCGCCGCGGCCCTGAACACGCTGCCGCTGCGGACGCAGTGGGCCGTCATGGCTGCACTGACGCTCGTCGCCTGCGTGATCATCCTCGCCTCAGCCGAGCCGTTCGCCGAGGCCATGGTGCGTTCGGGCCGGCTGCTGGGCCTCAACGAGTTCCTCCTGATCCAGTGGTTGGCGCCGCTGGCGAGCGAGGCTCCGGCCGTCACTGTCGCGATCCTGTTCGTGGTCGCGGGGCGCGCCGCGAACGGGCTCGGCGCCCTCGTCAGCGACAAGATCAACCAGTGGACGCTGCTCGTCGGCATGCTGCCGCTGGCCCTGAGCGTCGGCGCGGGTTCGATGTCTTCCCTGCCGCTCGACGCGCGCCAGGGCGAGGAGTTCTTCCTGACCGCGGCACAGTCGCTGTTCGCCTTGGCGCTGCTCCTGCGTCTGCGGCTCGGCCTCTGGTCGGCCCTGGCCTTGGCGGCCCTGTTCGGCGTGCAGGTCGCGCTGGCCTTCGCCTACCGGAACGACGAGGCGCGCACGGTCGCGACGCTGACCACGCTCGCCTGGATCTATCTGGGACTGGCCGCCATCCTGTTCCTGGTGAATGGCCGGCGCCTCCTCGACCTCGGGCGCACCGCCCTCTTGGAGCGGCGGACGGCGGCTGGCGCGCCGGGGCGGCCCGAGGTGGCGCGCGGCCAGCGGTGA
- a CDS encoding RT0821/Lpp0805 family surface protein — protein MSLPGLDQEDWRRAHGVLGLALEPSGNGLRVRWDNPATGRKGSIAPAALPIVREGRICRAFLATVEEARRTAQVRGMACQQAGDDWEVTELAR, from the coding sequence TTGTCACTTCCGGGATTGGACCAGGAGGACTGGCGCAGGGCCCATGGCGTTCTCGGCCTCGCCCTGGAGCCGAGTGGCAACGGCCTGCGCGTGCGATGGGACAACCCGGCCACCGGCCGCAAGGGCAGCATCGCGCCGGCCGCCCTGCCGATCGTGCGCGAGGGTCGGATCTGCCGCGCCTTCCTGGCGACCGTCGAGGAGGCGCGGCGCACCGCCCAGGTTCGCGGCATGGCCTGCCAGCAAGCCGGCGACGACTGGGAGGTGACGGAGCTCGCGCGCTGA
- a CDS encoding MgtC/SapB family protein — MRTFPIVAIASCGLILLASELLGARTPEQARILQGLITGIGFIGGGAILKGGDNVHGTATAASLWNVGVIGAAVGFGYYDLGLILALCNFLVLALLTPLKHSPGAAAPGDQGALGEPTRAQAAAGEAGRAD, encoded by the coding sequence CTGCGCACCTTTCCCATCGTCGCCATCGCCAGTTGCGGGCTCATCCTGCTCGCCAGCGAGCTCCTCGGCGCGCGCACGCCGGAGCAGGCGCGCATCCTCCAGGGACTCATCACCGGCATCGGCTTCATCGGCGGCGGCGCTATCCTGAAAGGCGGCGACAACGTGCACGGCACCGCGACCGCGGCGAGCCTGTGGAACGTGGGCGTGATCGGGGCGGCCGTCGGCTTTGGCTACTACGATCTCGGGCTCATCCTCGCCCTCTGCAACTTCCTGGTCCTCGCGCTCTTGACGCCCCTGAAGCACAGTCCTGGGGCCGCCGCGCCCGGGGACCAAGGCGCGCTCGGCGAGCCGACGCGAGCCCAGGCCGCCGCGGGCGAGGCCGGGCGAGCCGACTGA
- a CDS encoding IS6 family transposase, translating into MFLNALALKLKREARGDFRGRHFEATLIVQAVTWYLRYSLSYRDIEEMLLERGLTVDHSTINRWVLAYAPAIERRLRRFRKPHCGSVRVDETYIKVRGQWRYLYRAIDKHGEAVDFLLTANRDLDAAKRFFRKMLQDQPLLAPDRIGTDGAGPYPSAIAESCKEGLLPRTPTHYVTKHLQQGIESDHFRVKRAMPRVGGFRSFNTARRTICGFEAMLWLRKGFGFAGAWTVREQNQLLATCFGLPLANKA; encoded by the coding sequence ATGTTCCTCAACGCCCTCGCCCTCAAGCTGAAGAGAGAGGCCCGCGGCGACTTCCGGGGCCGGCACTTCGAAGCCACCCTGATCGTCCAGGCCGTCACCTGGTACCTGCGCTACTCGCTCAGCTATCGCGACATCGAGGAGATGCTCCTCGAACGGGGCCTCACGGTCGACCACTCCACCATCAACCGCTGGGTGCTCGCCTACGCCCCGGCCATCGAACGCCGCCTGCGCCGGTTCCGCAAGCCGCATTGCGGGTCCGTGCGCGTCGACGAGACCTACATCAAGGTGCGGGGCCAGTGGCGCTACCTGTACCGGGCCATCGACAAGCACGGCGAGGCGGTCGACTTCCTGCTCACCGCCAACCGCGATCTGGATGCCGCTAAGCGCTTCTTCCGCAAGATGCTGCAGGATCAACCGCTTCTCGCGCCTGACCGGATCGGCACCGATGGCGCCGGTCCGTACCCGTCAGCCATCGCAGAGAGCTGCAAGGAGGGGCTGCTGCCGCGCACGCCCACCCACTACGTCACCAAGCACCTGCAGCAGGGGATCGAGAGCGACCACTTCCGAGTGAAGCGGGCGATGCCGCGGGTGGGCGGGTTCCGGTCGTTCAACACGGCGCGGCGCACGATCTGCGGCTTCGAGGCGATGCTCTGGCTGCGCAAGGGCTTCGGGTTCGCTGGCGCGTGGACCGTTCGGGAGCAGAACCAGCTGCTCGCCACCTGCTTTGGTCTTCCGCTCGCGAACAAAGCGTGA
- a CDS encoding lipid kinase — MSDPSGDRAEGHGTGEARASPRPPRSALLLLNPRSRSGSADAAEAAVRRLEAGGMALVRRPMGGQEDVTRVIQDLAGAVEGIVVGGGDGSVNAVLEGALAAKLPLGILPLGTANDLARTLGIPTDPPAAAGVIQAGHCRRIDLGRVNGHLFANVASLGLSVELTRRLTAPLKRRWGRFGYPIAAAQALIHAKPFVAEVRCGPLSERMSVRQIAVGNGVFYGGGMSVYEAAQIDDGCLDFYSLEAHRRWWLLPVLLFLRGGRQRGLPGVRAFCSLDPIHIRTEPPLPVNTDGEITTTTPALFEVLPRALTVFTPAPSAPATPASPEPARPPS, encoded by the coding sequence ATGTCGGATCCCAGCGGCGACCGCGCCGAGGGGCACGGGACGGGGGAAGCGAGAGCATCGCCGCGACCGCCTCGGAGTGCCCTTCTGCTCCTGAACCCGCGAAGCCGGAGCGGGAGCGCGGACGCGGCCGAGGCAGCGGTCCGGCGCCTCGAGGCCGGAGGTATGGCGCTGGTGCGCCGGCCCATGGGCGGACAGGAAGATGTGACCCGCGTGATCCAAGACCTCGCCGGTGCCGTGGAGGGCATCGTGGTCGGCGGCGGGGACGGGAGCGTCAACGCGGTCCTGGAGGGCGCGTTGGCCGCTAAGCTGCCGCTCGGCATCCTGCCCCTGGGCACGGCCAACGATCTGGCCCGCACGCTCGGCATCCCGACCGATCCGCCGGCGGCGGCCGGGGTGATCCAGGCGGGCCACTGCCGACGGATCGACCTTGGCCGGGTCAACGGACACCTGTTCGCGAATGTGGCCAGCCTGGGCTTGAGCGTCGAGCTCACGCGCCGACTCACCGCGCCGCTGAAGCGGCGCTGGGGGCGCTTCGGCTATCCCATCGCCGCTGCCCAAGCCCTGATCCATGCCAAGCCTTTCGTAGCCGAGGTGCGCTGCGGGCCGCTCTCCGAGCGGATGTCGGTCCGGCAGATCGCGGTGGGCAACGGCGTCTTCTACGGCGGGGGGATGTCGGTGTACGAGGCGGCGCAGATCGACGACGGCTGCCTCGATTTCTACAGCCTGGAGGCGCACCGACGCTGGTGGCTGCTTCCCGTGCTGCTCTTCCTACGGGGCGGACGCCAGCGCGGGCTGCCGGGCGTGCGGGCCTTCTGCAGCCTCGACCCCATCCATATCCGCACCGAGCCGCCGCTGCCGGTCAACACGGACGGCGAGATCACGACGACGACGCCGGCACTGTTCGAGGTCCTGCCGCGGGCCCTCACCGTGTTCACCCCCGCGCCCTCAGCTCCGGCAACTCCCGCCAGCCCTGAGCCGGCCCGCCCACCATCCTGA